The genomic DNA CTGGAAAGGATCTCGATCCCGTTACGCCGGACCACTACCATGTCCTCTAACCGGATGCCCCATTTCCCGGGAAAATAAACACCCGGCTCGACCGTAATCACCATCCCCTCTTCCAGCAACTCTTCGGATCGCGTCGACAGTCGGGGTGCTTCATGAACATCCAGCCCGACACCATGACCCGTTCCATGGGAGAAAAATTGTCCCCACCCTGCCCGCTCGATCCTTCCCCGTGCCTTGCCATCCACTTCCCTGCAGGGAACGCCGGGCCGGATGATGTCAAGACCCTCCTGGAGGGCTTCCCGCACAACTTCGTAAGCCTGCTTCTTTTCCGGATCCAGGGGTCCCAGAACAACCGTCACGGTTTCATCGGAGCAATAGCCGTCAAAGATTGCCCCGCAATCGATGATGAGAATGTCCCCTTCCTGAATACGGCGCCCCCCCGGGGCAGCATGCGGGAGAGCCGAGTTTTCCCCGGAAGCCGCTATGATCGGAAAGGACGGCCCGTCAGAACCATTCTTTTGAAGCAGATGACCAAGCTCGGCAGCCAGTTCCCGTTCGCTCACCCCCGGCCTGATCAGCGGGAAGAGCGATATGACGGATTCCGAAGAAATGGCGGCGGCCCTGCGCATGAGATCCACCTCGGCATCCTCTTTTATGGCCCTTACAAGTCGAATTTCCTCCCGGAGAGGCGAGAGTCTCTTCTCGCCGAGGCGCTGTGTCATAGACAGGTAGAGATCCACCGAAAGTGCGGAGGCGTCGAACCCGAAGCTCTGCCCACCGTTTGCCGATAATGCGTCCAGGATTCCCGTTACTTTATCTTCGTAAAGCCTGATTTCGGCGCTGCCCGCCTGACGAGCCGCCTGTTCCTGATAACGGCCGTCCACGAGAAGGATCGTCCGGTCGGCCCCCAGCAGGAGAACTCCATCGCTTCCTGAAAAACCAGTCAGATAACGGATCGTTCTCAGATCAAAAAAGATAATCCCCTTGAGACCGAGAACCGCAAATATGGATCGGACCCTGTTCTGCCGGTTGCTATGCGAATCTCGGTCATGCCCCATGGGATTTCATCCTGCCAATATTCCTCAGCCATCGGGCAAGCTCCCCTGCCAGCCTGATCCGCGATGCGGCATTGGGCTGCACGTCCTCCCCAGGCAATGCCGCAATCCTGATTCTGGCTTCCTCGTGATCGGGTTCCCGCCTCAGGATTTCTTCAAGAACTCCCCGAGCCATGTCCAAGTGTCCCTGACGGGTATAAAGATCAGCCAACGTGACGGTCCAGAACTGACGGTCTATGTCCTCGACACGTTCGTAACGGCTGTCTGGTCCGAGTTCCCAATCGCGCTTCGGGTCACTGGCATGGCCAATACGGCCAGCGATTTCATCCGCTCTCGGAGCATCCGGATTCAGACTGAGAAAAATCTTGTAGAATCGGGTTGCTTCATCCAGACGACCCCCGCGTGCAAAGGCATCGCCTGCATCGAGATAGATCCGGACCGCCCACTGAATCCAGGGATCGATTTCATGGAGCTGCTCGCCAGCCTCTTCCAAGGCATTCATGCCCAAGAGGGCTCTGCAGAGGATGATTTTTCCCTCGATATCAGAAGGGAGACGGGCAAGGTTCTCATCCGCAAGCCGACGGGCTTCATCGAAACGCCCCTGATTCAGCAGCAGTTCCGCTTCATCCATAAACGGCGAGTTTCCCTGAATACGGCTTGGATCCATTAGTCAATGTATTCGAAATGTTTACGTTTTCAGCCATTCGATGCGGCCCGGTGAACGCTAGCATAGCCCCCACGGGGTGTCAAGGAGGAAATCCGTACTTTTCCGCGGGATTCGCGCGTTCACAAAGACATCACGAACAGCCCGGTGAAAATGCCGCCTTTATGGTGAAAACCCCCGGTTGTGACGCCCCTAGTTAAAAAATCCTCTTCTCAGAGGGAGCTATGTTAAGTATGCTTACATTATTCATTACAATATCTTCGGCATACAGGATTCCGTAACGCTTTCAATGGTCCGACATTTGCAAGTCTCGTCACGATGCCTGCAGAGGCAAACTGTCCGAAAGGGCAGGACGCAAAGCCAGCGGCCTACGTCTTGTAAAGGGATATGGCGGCAGGGTTGCCGGGCGCCAACAGTCAACACCATGATTTCATAACTCCGGGAAACTTCCGTTGACTGTCCGGATACCCCTCCATTATCCCCTTAAGTCGTTTCCACGACAAACCAGGGAGTCCACTCTACGGAGACGCTTCTTGATTTTGATGCTGGGATATGAGAATATTTGGCTAATTTCAATCATATCCCCATTCACAGGGAGGTCAAGGAGCATGCCGATGACGCTGTTTTCTCACAAGTCGATCATGATGCGAATCATTCCTTTTGTTCTTCTGGTTCTCGTTTTCAGTCTTCCTGCTTTGGCAAGCGCCCAGGATCGCCCAATGGCAAAAGATCCTTGTTCGTCCATGACAGAAGCCGATTTGCGAGTCGTTTTTGATAAGATACAATCGGGTATCCACATCCTGTCGAATCGTCGTAGCCCGGTGGAGGGCCTCTGTGAAATCGTGCTCGGCAACAAGATGAACCCACAGGTTGTTTATCTTGACTATACGAAAAAGTATGTCCTTGCAGGATCGTTATTCGACGCCGGAAACATGACAAACCTGAGTCTGATCTCCCGAAAGGCCATCCAGGATCAATTCCGGGTTGACGTGTCAAAAATCCCGCTGGGAAACGCACTCCTGATGGGAAGTGAAACGGCAGGGGAAAAAGTCATCGTTTTTACGGATCCTGACTGTCCGTATTGCTCGTCCCTTCACCAGACCCTTCGACAAATCGTTGCAAAGCGCAAGGATGTGGCTTTTCTCATCAAGCTCCTGCCCTTGCCCATGCACAAGGACGCTTATTGGAAGTCGAAGAGCATCCTCTGCAATCGTTCTTTGAAAATGCTGGAGGACAATTTCGAGAAAAAGGAAATCCCCCGGACGGATTGCCAGACCGACGAACTGGAGAAGAATATCAAGTTTGCTGAATCATTGGAATTTGGAACACCCACGATGATCCTCCAGGACGGTTCGGTTATTGCCGGAGCCTTACCGGAGGATGAATTGCTGAGAAAACTGGATTCAAAAAAATGACATCAGGATATCGACAGAACTCAGCAGATCTTACTACACGATCATCCAGAGAGATCGGCCGAGGCTTTAACACGAGGGGTTTCAGCCTCTCCGAACTCCTGATCATTATTGCCATTATCGGCATCCTTGCCGTGATTGCAGGGTATTCATGGCAGCGTTACGTTACGAATGCCAATCTGCGTTCCGCCGCCCGCGAGATTGCCTCTGATTTCTCCATGGCAAGGGAAAAAGCCCTCAAGGAGAATCAGAACTTCACCATCACCTTCGACGTTACGGCCAACCAGTATACAATCTCTCCAGGGGCAACCGTAAAAAAGCCGACATTCTTTGGTTCGGACATCAGCCTCACCGGAGCCAATTTCGGGATTGGCGGAACGACCATCACGTTTTTGCCAAGGGGTACGGCATCGGCCGGCAATGTGACGCTTACCAACAGTCGCGGTTCCACGGCGACGATTGTAGTGAACATCACAGGGAAAAATTATGTTCAGTTTGCAACGCAATAATCGAGGGATCGGCCTCCCGGAGGTCATCATCGCCATTTTCCTGACCACCATCGGTGTTTTAGCCATTCTGTCCCTGCAGCCCTCTGCATGGAGAACGGTAGGGCGATCCGATTTCCTGGGCCGGGCAGCTGAGATCCTCTACAAGGAACTGGACACCCGGGAAACACTTATTATGAACCCGTGCAACACCGTGACCGTTGGGACCACAACCACTTCTGTCAAGACCAGCGGCATGGCCGGAGTGATCGCCGGGGACGCCACTTATTCGGTAACCACGACGATAACCAATATTGGTACGAATGTCTGGCGGGTCACGGTCCGGGTCACCTGGCCGATCAACACAAGGGGAATCTCCGAGAGCCTGGTGGTAACTCGACAGGAGAAGTTTCGATTCCCGGAGGGATGCCCAAGCGTATGAGAAGCCGGAAAGGTTTTACCCTCATTGAATTGCTGGTCACCATGACCATCACGGTCATTCTCATGATGGCCATCTACGGTGCAATCAACTCCGCGCAGAGGTCCACCCAGGGAATCGAGCGGAAGGTAACGGCCCAGCAGGACGCACGCGCCGCCCTTGAACTGATAGCCATGGAAATCCGAATGGCTTCCTACAACCCGAATTTCGTCACGAACATCTGGGTCGATCCGGGAAACTGCTTCAGCACCAGCGGAAACCAGACCTATCAGGGAATCCAGGCAGCCACGAACAATCTCATTACGGTTGAAATGGACATCAACGAAAACTCCGTCATTACGAACAACACGAACACGGACCCCAATGAAACGATCGCCTATGTCTATGATGCAGCCAACCAGTACGTCACCCGGACGACAAACTGTGGTACCGCGCAGCCGTTTCTCGGGGAAACCCCAGCCAGCGGCAGGCCCCGGACGGTCCGCGTCATCAACGACGTCAACGGAAACGGCGTATACGACGCGGGTGTGGACATCCCCATCTTCCGCTATTTCGACGGAAATGGAGTCGAACTGACCAGCTTTCCGGCGAATATTCCAAATATCCGGCGTATCGACATCACGCTGGCGGTGGAAACGGCGGAAATCGACCCCATGACGAACCAGAGGAGACGTCTTGTCTACTCAACCAGTGTCACTCCGAGGAACCATGTCGCCAATTGATTCGAAGCATCAGCAACCCCTCCCGTCGGAACGCGGGTTTGCCATGGTGGCGGCCATCATGGCCTGCCTGATTCTCCTGGCCATCGGCATGCTTGTAATCCACCTGTCCACAGGGGATTTGCGGACCAGCACGATGACCGTGGGAGACAAGAAGGCCCTGGCCGCCGTGGAGACGGGAATACACCGGCTCATGCAGTCCTTCGATCCGGAGAACTTGTCGGCAACGACCTCCAATACCCAGGTGGACTCGAGCAACGACCCCAACTCCTACTACTCCATAGGAGCCGCGGTTTCACCCACATCGGGGCCTTCCGTCATCCCTATGGCAGGATTCGCCATCGGGGGGGGGCAACAGTGGGGACAGGCTCGCTTTAATGTAGATATTACAGGGACTAACACCACCTACAATTCCACCGTTACGGTCGGGATCGGTCTTGGCTTCGGCCCGGTGGAAATCAGCCTGATGCACCGTTGAAATCCGGAGGAGTATGTATGAAGCGTTCGGCTTTGTTCTTTATGATCATGATCCTTGTATGTTTCCTGCCCACCGTGGTCATCGCCCAGGATGATGAGGACGAATCGGCGCTGTTCACATCCCTGGCGCCGGACGCACTGATCGTTCTCGACCTGTCGGGAAGCATGAACTGGGCCGCCGCCGGGGAATACATGTACGCGGCCAGTTGTTCCTCCGATGGGCCGTTTTACAACGATGCCGCGGCGGGTCTCGTCAAATGCACGATCAGCACGACCAATGTCCCCAAGTATGGAACAACGACGTGTGACGGCGCCTTTTATAAGGCCAGCCGGTCGGGCTACACGACCGACTGCAGCCGCCTTTCCATCGCCAAGCGGGGGCTTTTCGAGATCCTGGACGACAACAACGATACGTACATTAATACTCAAGACTCGAACAGTCTCGGCATCCGGCTAGGCTACATGCGGTATTACAATTGCGGGTCCGACGAAAGCGGCGACTATTCCAGCGGTTGCAACAAGGTCCTGAAAACCATTGATACCAAGTACAGCAATATTTATTGCGGCAGCAGTAACGAATGCAGGCCCTGGAGCACTGGGTCCAGCTCCAACATCGCCGGTGCCAGCGCCACTGGAGGAACCCCGCTGGCGGGCGCCCTGACGGAAGCCAAGGCCTACCTGAAGGCCCATCAAGATGCAGATAACGCGGCCCTCTGCCGTTCGAAATTCGCCATCCTCATCACCGACGGCGCGGATACCTTCGCCTGCAGTGGCAACGGGCAGGAAAACCAGGTGGACCAGTACAAGCGCCGGAGGGCCTTCGTGGAGAAGGCCCGGGCCCTATCCGCCGCCGGCTATCGCACCTTCGTGATCGGCTTCGGCGCGGCCATGCCCCACTTCCTCAAGAATACGCTGAACTGGGCTGCTTACCTCGGTGGCACGGACAACCCTCAGTCAACCAATGCAGGGGACCCTACAACGTACACCGAAGTGTCATCCCCGTGTACGACCGTAACCGTCACCAGCGGAAGCCAGTGCCTCGCCACGGCGGATTACAATGCAGCCAACTCCATCTGTTACCACACCCTGACGGGTGAAGATGCCCATTATTATTCGCCAAACGACCCCGGGGAACTGTCCCTGTCCGGGTACGCGTTCATCGCCTCAAACCCCAACGAGTTGTCCACCGCCCTCAAAGCGGCGTTCACCATCATCCGTGAAGCCACCTATTCCTTTTCCCAGGCATCCGTCCAGTCAACCCGAACCCAGGACGAGAATTACATCTATGAAGGTTCCTTCCAGCCCGTGACGAATGATCCCTTCTGGCTCGGCCACCTGAAAAAATACAACATCAACACCGACGGAACCGTCGGAAGCATCGTCTGGGATGCCGGCACCATCCTTCAGTCGCGTGGGGCCGACACCCGGACCATGTATACATACGTTGGAGGAGCCCTGACGTCCTTCACGACGAGTATCGGCCGAACATATTTCAATGCCGATTCGGACACCGAACGAAACAGCATTGTGGGATACATGCGAGGAGAAACCGCTTACAATTTCGACTACTGGAAGCTGGGGGACGTGTTCCGTTCCAACCCGATCACCATCAGCACACCATCTTCCTTTTTTAACGACACCCGCGACGCCAACAATGCCTTTTCCACATTCCGCTCGGGCCACTCAAGGACATCGGCCATCGGAAACCGGGTCATCCTTGCCGGGGCCAACGACGCCCAGATGCACGCCTTCAAGACGAGCGATGGCGCTGAGGCCTGGAGCTTCATCCCACCGAATTTCCTGTATCGCCTCAAGTCAATCGCCCATTCTTCCCATCCCACCCTGCTGGCCCACGCCTATTATGTGGACGGACAGGTAACCGTGTCCGAATACTGGACCGGTTCCGGCGACGGCACCAGCAAGACGTCCACCGACTGGAAGACGATCCTCGTCTTCGGCGAGGGGCGAGGCGGCAGCTCGACCCTGTGGAGTTCATCCGCATCCTGTGACAGCGGCTTCAACTCCGCGTACACCTCAACGTACTCCAACTACTGCGGTTTCTATGCCCTGAACGTAACGACTCCGTTGACTCCGACATACCTGTGGCGTATCATGCCCACCAGCACCCAGGCGCCATACCTGGGAGATCCCTGGAGCAGAATGCAGATCGGACGAGTCAGCGTCCTGGGAAATGAGAAATGGGTGGGCTTTGTCGGAGCCGGCTATAACGCCTCCGACTGCTCCGGTGGCGGTACCTGCGACACGCGGGGAAAGGGATTCTTCATCATCGACCTGGCTGACGGTTCCGTCTTGTGGAGTTACACCCTGTTGAACAATACAAACATGAACTATAGCTTCCCGGCACCTCCGGCCATCGCCGACACGGACAACGACAATTTTATCGATACGGTTTACATCGGAGACTTGGGTGGAAGCATGTGGCGTTTCAAAATGTGCTCAGCCGCCGATCTGGCCAGTAGCCCATACTGTACGACATCGAGTTGGTCGGGAAACTTTCTTTTTGCCTCCTCCACCGGTACCATCCGGCCCATCTTCACGAGTCCGGCCGTTGCGAAAGACAAGCAGAACAATCTCTGGGTGTACTGGGGTACGGGTGACAAATCGGATCCGACGGCAGCAAACGCCCAGGAAAAGTTCTTCGGCGTTAAGGACAACGACCGTACCACATCATACGGGATCAGCAACCTTGAAAACATCACGACAGGCACCTACGACACCGCCTCGACCACGAAGGTGGGATGGTACATCAACCTCGCCGGCCAGGGTGAAAAGATGCTTGCCGACCCCACCGTGTACGGCGGTGTTGTTTATTTTACATCCTACACCCCCCCGATCGGGAACGACCTCTGTTCCCAGGCCGGAACGGCAACACTCTACGGCGTAAATTACACAACGGGCGGCGCAGCTCTTACGACCAGCACGGGAACAGCCCGTAGCATCACACTCGGTGTAGGGATTCCTTCGGCGCCAGTTATCTCCCTGAAGCCGGGCTCATCACCGGTGCCAGATCTCTACGTCACCGTCAGTGGCGGGGCCGGTACAGGCGCCAGCACGACTCGGGCAGACATCAACCCCGTATCACCATCCAATCGCACGAACATGCTCTACTGGAGGGACCGGCGCCTGCAATAACCATTCATCGCCTCCACCTGCCCCTCTCACATAAGAGGGCAACAAGTCAGGATCAGGAATCGCAGGAAAGCTCCTTCTATCGAATCGCCAACCTGGAAGGCTACAATATTTGGGCAAAAGGCGGGGGTTACCCCCGCCTTTGTTCTTAACCGCTGTAAGTGCGCTTTCACCCCACGCGCTCCATGCCTATAGAATCACAGCAGAAAGCCCCTCCTGCTGCTTGCGGGGAGGGGCTTTCTGCTGTGATTGCACATGTTGGTTTACGGCAGTCTTATCCTTCCATCGGCATGGATGGTTCAACGAGTGCCGTGTCTGATGCATTGATGATTTTTGGTGTAACGAAAATGAGAAGTTGGGTTTTCTTGCGGGTAATGTCTTCCGTCTTGAAAAGCCATCCCAGAACGGGGATTTTGTGGAACCAGGGAACACCCGTCACGGCCTCGGTGTCCGTTGTTTTCATGATGCCGCCGATGACGATCGTATCACCGTCCCGCACAACCACCGTAGACTCGATCTCGCTTTTGTTGATCGGCGGATTGTTCTGCAGGCTGGCGGCCCGGGCATAATCAGCGTAGTCATTGGAAGCCTTGATTTCCATGGATATTTTCCCATCGGGTGTCAGACGGGGCTTCACCTCCAGCTTCAGGACCGCTTCTTTGAAGGAGACCGTTGCCGGACTAGTGGAGGAAGCCGGTGTCACATACGGAACATCCTCTCCCTGTTTGATAATGGCCTTCACATTGTCCATCGTTGTGATCTTGGGAGACGAGATAATTCGGGTCTCGCTGTTGGTCTCACTGGCTGCGAGCTGTACGTCCAGAATCGCCTTGGAGCTTCCAAGGACAATGCCCAGTGTTGGAGCCGTCACAGTCGAGGCCATGGGCAGGAAGTTCACGGCCAGGGCTTCACTTGTGAGACCGATCCCCGTGGGAGGAGTCGTTACGAGTGAGTTCAGCAGCGACGGGTTCGTTCCACCAGCCACACCGTAAGGATAACTGTTTGCACCACCAATACCTGTGCCGCCGGCCGCCCATTGAACTCCAAGTGACCGAATGAAGCTGTCCGTTGTTTCAATGATCTTGGCCTCAATGGACACCTGCCTCAAGCGTCCCTTCTCAACAAGCTGTTTCTGTTCTTCCTCCTTGCGGGCCAGTTCCGCTTTTCTCTGCTCGTCCTCGATCGCCTTCCTGTCGGCCGTCTCCTTTTTCAGCTTGTCCTGCGTGATGATGGAGATGACATTCCCCGACTCTTTCTTGGTCAGACTGTTCAAAGACAGGATTGTGTCCAGTGCCTGATCCCAGGGAACGTTCTTTAGCGTGATAGTAACGCTGCCCTTGATGTCCTCGGCTGATACAATATTCTTTCCGCTGATCTCGGAAAGGAGTCGGAAGACGGAACGGATGTTGGCGTCTTGGAAATCAATGGAAATTCGCTGTCCGCTGTACCTCGGTTTATCCGGATCCGTCATATCCTCCATGACGGGCTTGACGACCGGAGCCGGCTTTGCTTCCGCGGGCGCTTGCCCAAGGAGTAGAGCCTTGCTGGAAACCATGGGCTTTTTTGTTAATACGGAAATTTCGGGCTTCTTCATCGCCAGCCTGGTCAGATCGAAATCCACGAGTATGGTTCGGCTGCCCTGCTTGACAA from Syntrophaceae bacterium includes the following:
- a CDS encoding aminopeptidase P family protein; this encodes MGHDRDSHSNRQNRVRSIFAVLGLKGIIFFDLRTIRYLTGFSGSDGVLLLGADRTILLVDGRYQEQAARQAGSAEIRLYEDKVTGILDALSANGGQSFGFDASALSVDLYLSMTQRLGEKRLSPLREEIRLVRAIKEDAEVDLMRRAAAISSESVISLFPLIRPGVSERELAAELGHLLQKNGSDGPSFPIIAASGENSALPHAAPGGRRIQEGDILIIDCGAIFDGYCSDETVTVVLGPLDPEKKQAYEVVREALQEGLDIIRPGVPCREVDGKARGRIERAGWGQFFSHGTGHGVGLDVHEAPRLSTRSEELLEEGMVITVEPGVYFPGKWGIRLEDMVVVRRNGIEILSRVPKELKVL
- a CDS encoding tetratricopeptide repeat protein → MDEAELLLNQGRFDEARRLADENLARLPSDIEGKIILCRALLGMNALEEAGEQLHEIDPWIQWAVRIYLDAGDAFARGGRLDEATRFYKIFLSLNPDAPRADEIAGRIGHASDPKRDWELGPDSRYERVEDIDRQFWTVTLADLYTRQGHLDMARGVLEEILRREPDHEEARIRIAALPGEDVQPNAASRIRLAGELARWLRNIGRMKSHGA
- a CDS encoding DsbC family protein, whose translation is MPMTLFSHKSIMMRIIPFVLLVLVFSLPALASAQDRPMAKDPCSSMTEADLRVVFDKIQSGIHILSNRRSPVEGLCEIVLGNKMNPQVVYLDYTKKYVLAGSLFDAGNMTNLSLISRKAIQDQFRVDVSKIPLGNALLMGSETAGEKVIVFTDPDCPYCSSLHQTLRQIVAKRKDVAFLIKLLPLPMHKDAYWKSKSILCNRSLKMLEDNFEKKEIPRTDCQTDELEKNIKFAESLEFGTPTMILQDGSVIAGALPEDELLRKLDSKK
- a CDS encoding type II transport protein, with protein sequence MTSGYRQNSADLTTRSSREIGRGFNTRGFSLSELLIIIAIIGILAVIAGYSWQRYVTNANLRSAAREIASDFSMAREKALKENQNFTITFDVTANQYTISPGATVKKPTFFGSDISLTGANFGIGGTTITFLPRGTASAGNVTLTNSRGSTATIVVNITGKNYVQFATQ
- a CDS encoding prepilin-type N-terminal cleavage/methylation domain-containing protein → MRSRKGFTLIELLVTMTITVILMMAIYGAINSAQRSTQGIERKVTAQQDARAALELIAMEIRMASYNPNFVTNIWVDPGNCFSTSGNQTYQGIQAATNNLITVEMDINENSVITNNTNTDPNETIAYVYDAANQYVTRTTNCGTAQPFLGETPASGRPRTVRVINDVNGNGVYDAGVDIPIFRYFDGNGVELTSFPANIPNIRRIDITLAVETAEIDPMTNQRRRLVYSTSVTPRNHVAN